In a single window of the Micromonospora sp. WMMD1155 genome:
- a CDS encoding branched-chain amino acid ABC transporter permease, which yields MRHEVIRRARGAIAALVLAGLVVAPWVVDDYTTAILARTLALALVGVSVALLTGVAGLPTLGQTAPYAAGAYACAVVGSHVSDVGVVQLAVAAGAGAVLAALTVPLVVHARGVVVLMITLAIGELAVVVLGRWRSVTGGTDGLAGIAAVRPFWGLPVLADDRARYLYALVVTATLVGVVLVLLRTRAGLLLRAGRDDEARLRASGHRVPLHLSGAHVAAGAIAGAAGSLLVVAQQYISPADFGFDTSALLLLGVVIGGTASVGGALVGAALVIAARDWLFGLLPGHAPLVLGLLFVATVYLLPTGAHRARLRLRPPGAPAHRPAAQQAAVPELHR from the coding sequence GTGAGGCACGAGGTCATCCGGCGGGCCCGAGGCGCCATCGCGGCACTCGTCCTGGCCGGTCTGGTCGTGGCGCCCTGGGTGGTCGACGACTACACCACGGCGATCCTGGCCCGGACGCTGGCGCTGGCCCTGGTGGGGGTGAGCGTCGCCCTGCTCACCGGTGTCGCGGGCCTGCCGACCCTCGGCCAGACCGCGCCGTACGCGGCCGGCGCCTACGCGTGCGCCGTGGTCGGCAGCCACGTCTCCGACGTCGGCGTCGTGCAGCTCGCCGTCGCGGCGGGCGCCGGGGCGGTGCTGGCCGCGCTCACCGTTCCGCTCGTCGTGCACGCCCGGGGGGTGGTCGTCCTGATGATCACCCTGGCGATCGGTGAACTCGCCGTCGTCGTCCTCGGTCGGTGGCGGTCGGTGACCGGTGGCACGGACGGGTTGGCGGGCATCGCCGCGGTCCGCCCGTTCTGGGGGCTCCCGGTGCTCGCCGACGACCGGGCCCGCTACCTGTACGCCCTGGTCGTCACGGCCACGCTGGTCGGCGTGGTGCTGGTGCTGCTGCGTACCCGGGCCGGGCTGTTGCTGCGGGCGGGCCGTGACGACGAGGCGCGGCTGCGGGCCAGCGGGCACCGGGTGCCGCTACACCTGTCCGGCGCGCACGTCGCCGCCGGGGCGATCGCCGGTGCCGCCGGCTCCCTCCTGGTCGTCGCACAGCAGTACATCTCCCCCGCCGACTTCGGGTTCGACACGTCCGCGCTGCTGCTGCTCGGTGTCGTCATCGGTGGCACCGCCTCGGTGGGCGGGGCCCTGGTCGGCGCGGCGCTGGTCATCGCGGCCCGGGACTGGCTGTTCGGGCTGCTGCCCGGCCACGCGCCGCTGGTGCTGGGCCTGCTGTTCGTGGCGACCGTCTACCTGCTGCCCACCGGCGCCCACCGGGCCCGGCTCCGGCTGCGCCCGCCGGGGGCCCCGGCACACCGGCCCGCCGCCCAGCAGGCCGCCGTCCCGGAGCTGCACCGATGA
- a CDS encoding ABC transporter ATP-binding protein codes for MTGLLDARGVTVRYGSLAALDGVDLCVHDGQRHALIGPNGAGKTTLLNVIGGSTRPQRGTVSFDGRDVGRLGPAARARRGINRIHQRPAVFPTLTATENVVVAALPRVVPRRSRWPGGRRRVAQHRAGTLLDQMGLADVAAVPAGHLAHGQRRQLEIAMALAGRPRLLLLDEPAAGLSAIEVGRLTEVLRALPRAVAVLLVEHRLDLVYALSDTVTVLRDGRTLAAGTPDEIRTSPLVRQAYADGVA; via the coding sequence ATGACCGGCCTACTCGACGCGCGGGGTGTCACCGTGCGGTACGGCTCGCTCGCCGCGCTCGACGGCGTCGACCTGTGTGTCCACGACGGCCAGCGGCACGCGTTGATCGGCCCGAACGGGGCCGGCAAGACGACCCTGCTCAACGTGATCGGCGGGTCCACGAGACCGCAGCGCGGCACGGTGAGCTTCGACGGACGCGACGTCGGTCGACTCGGGCCGGCGGCTCGCGCCCGGCGGGGCATCAACCGCATCCACCAACGTCCCGCTGTCTTCCCGACGCTCACCGCCACGGAGAACGTCGTGGTCGCGGCGCTGCCACGGGTCGTCCCACGGCGCAGCCGGTGGCCGGGCGGACGTCGCCGCGTCGCGCAGCACCGGGCGGGCACGCTGCTGGACCAGATGGGCCTCGCCGACGTCGCGGCGGTGCCCGCCGGGCACCTCGCACACGGACAACGACGCCAGTTGGAGATCGCGATGGCCCTTGCCGGTCGCCCCCGCCTGCTGCTCCTCGACGAACCGGCGGCCGGGCTGTCCGCCATCGAGGTCGGCCGCCTGACCGAGGTGCTGCGGGCGCTGCCCAGAGCGGTCGCCGTGCTCCTGGTCGAGCATCGACTGGACCTGGTGTACGCCCTCTCCGACACGGTCACCGTGCTGCGCGACGGTCGGACCCTGGCCGCGGGCACGCCGGACGAGATCCGTACCTCGCCGCTGGTGCGGCAGGCCTACGCCGACGGGGTGGCCTGA
- a CDS encoding ABC transporter ATP-binding protein: MLSVDRLCAGYAGGTVLHEVSLRVRPGSIQAVVGRNGAGKSTLVHTIAGLVRASSGRIEVGGVHVAGRQPHRIAQSGVGLVPQGRRVFSRLTVAEHLHLAAAPWRAPRSGGEGWTVARTLDLLPRLAARLRHRGCELSGGEQQMLAIARALLGQPRVLLLDEPCEGLSPELAARVRELVNGLAADGLTVLLVEQQLHHAIEIADRIAVLEYGRVVYDRPTAEARVDPAPLAAMVSVAAAPMPPPPNRSAPRLWADTPTSPDPSER; this comes from the coding sequence ATGTTGTCAGTGGATCGCCTGTGCGCCGGCTACGCCGGAGGGACCGTGCTGCACGAGGTCAGCCTGCGGGTGCGCCCCGGCAGCATCCAGGCCGTGGTGGGTCGCAACGGGGCGGGCAAGAGCACACTGGTCCACACGATCGCCGGCCTGGTGCGCGCCTCCAGTGGTCGCATCGAGGTCGGCGGGGTGCACGTCGCCGGCCGGCAACCGCACCGCATCGCCCAGTCCGGCGTCGGTCTCGTCCCGCAGGGCCGACGGGTCTTCTCCCGACTGACAGTGGCCGAGCACCTGCACCTGGCGGCCGCGCCGTGGCGGGCTCCCCGCTCCGGCGGCGAGGGTTGGACGGTGGCCCGGACCCTCGACCTGCTGCCGAGGTTGGCGGCGCGGCTGCGACACCGCGGCTGCGAACTGTCCGGCGGTGAGCAACAGATGCTCGCGATCGCCCGGGCGCTTCTCGGCCAACCACGGGTCCTCCTGCTCGACGAACCGTGTGAGGGCCTGTCGCCCGAGCTGGCGGCGCGGGTCCGTGAACTCGTCAACGGGCTCGCCGCCGACGGCTTGACCGTGCTGCTGGTGGAACAGCAGCTGCACCATGCGATCGAGATCGCGGACCGGATCGCGGTGCTGGAGTACGGCCGGGTGGTCTACGACCGACCGACCGCCGAGGCCCGCGTCGACCCGGCCCCGCTTGCGGCGATGGTGAGCGTCGCCGCCGCCCCGATGCCGCCGCCACCGAACCGATCGGCCCCTCGGCTCTGGGCCGACACCCCCACGTCACCCGACCCCTCGGAGAGGTAG
- a CDS encoding class I SAM-dependent methyltransferase, which produces MATATSDGTYTFDNGQPDAVPQMHALESFLDPITTRRLARPVLRPGTTCWEVGAGGGSMARRIARAIGDDGSVLATDIDPTHLVAEGNLHVRRHDVRTDPPPGDAFDLIHARLVLLHLPERRRVLRTLTDALAPGGWLVVEEFDCTQPLRVLTAPSDDAAKLFAQVMDAMMGVLEDHGADLGWAQDVHTEMALAGLTELDTITHSQSWAGGSTGTSLYETNSRQLEPDLLAAGLSPTQLNAFRRLVRDPGFAVMSYHFVSTRGRLPV; this is translated from the coding sequence ATGGCAACCGCAACGAGCGACGGCACGTACACGTTCGACAACGGCCAACCGGACGCCGTTCCCCAGATGCACGCGCTGGAGTCCTTCCTGGACCCGATCACGACACGCCGTCTGGCCCGACCGGTGCTACGGCCGGGCACGACCTGCTGGGAGGTCGGCGCGGGCGGCGGCTCGATGGCCCGGCGGATCGCCCGCGCGATCGGCGACGACGGTTCCGTGCTCGCCACCGACATCGATCCCACCCATCTGGTGGCCGAGGGCAACCTGCACGTACGCCGACACGACGTCCGGACCGATCCGCCACCCGGGGACGCGTTCGACCTGATCCACGCCCGGCTGGTGCTGCTGCACCTCCCCGAGCGACGGCGGGTCCTGCGTACGCTCACCGACGCCCTGGCTCCCGGCGGGTGGCTGGTGGTCGAGGAGTTCGACTGCACCCAGCCGCTGCGCGTGCTGACCGCGCCGTCCGACGACGCCGCGAAGCTCTTCGCGCAGGTGATGGACGCCATGATGGGCGTCCTGGAGGACCACGGCGCCGACCTGGGCTGGGCGCAGGACGTGCACACCGAGATGGCCCTCGCCGGCCTCACCGAGCTGGACACGATCACCCACTCGCAGAGCTGGGCAGGCGGCTCGACCGGCACGTCGCTCTACGAGACGAACTCCCGGCAGTTGGAGCCGGACCTGCTCGCCGCCGGGTTGTCGCCGACGCAACTGAACGCGTTCCGGCGGTTGGTCCGTGATCCCGGGTTCGCCGTCATGTCGTACCACTTCGTCTCCACGCGGGGCCGTCTGCCGGTCTGA